GCAGGCCAAAGGTCGTGCGCCCAGGCTCAATACCTCAGCGAGCGCCACCCGGGCGGTGAGAGAGCCGACCAGGGAGGGTGGGGCCTTGATGGTGTCCCCCGGTGATCCGCCTATTCCTCCAGCTGAATCACAGGCCACCACCAGGATGTCTCCCCCGCTTCTTTCGATTAATATTCCATCCCGCTCAACCATTCTTTTTGAGGAGCAGCCGGTAGATTGCACAAGCCAGCATGGCGTTGGCTGCGGATGAAACCACCAGGGAAAGAATGATCGCAGTAAAAAACCCCCAGCCGAACAGAGGAACCATGGTCAATGGCGCGATCACCCCGTTGAGAAATACGGCTATGGCAATCGCCGGAAGATAGCTCCAGCGAAGGTAGACCAGCCGGAAAACAGCGACGATGAGGGCCATCTCCGCCCCGATGAGAAGATGAATGGGCAAACCCAATGGAAAACCGACATTAAGCGAGGTGAGAATGTGTCCCAGAAAAGCAATAATCGCTCCTTCGCCAAATCCGAGGTACAGCCCTCCCAGGTAACCGGGAACGGCATCGAGGGCGACCGTACCGGTGGGGCTGGGGATTTTGAGGTACGAGCCTACCACGGAAAGGGCGATCAGGGACGCAAGAATTGTAATACGGGGTACCGAGAGCGACGAACCGGGTGAAGAGCTGTGCATAGTGGACCTCCTTTTAGAACAAAAAAAGTCCTCGGCTCTTAAGAGCCGAGGACTTTTCCTTCATCCTCGAGCGGTTTCCGCGGCAGGTCTTCTGACTTGGGTTCACCATTCTTTTCCACCTTCCCGGGTTGCCCCAGTGGCCCCGGAAAAGAACTCCCCCCTACAGCGGCGGGTCCGTGCCGGATTCTCACCAGGCTTCCCTATTCTCCGTGACACACGGCACCGCGGAAATGCAAGATTGAATTTTTCCCATAATACCCTCAGACTAAAAAAGAATCAAGCCTTCATGATGGGTTTTGTTGATCGACCATTTCTTTTTTGACGAAGCTTAGACAGCGCCTCCCCGAAGAACGAAGCACTTCAAGCGAGGGCAGGACCCGGGATTTGAATCTCAAGGCCCGACATCCATGGGGGCGCTGTTTTTCCCAGGTAATATAAAAATGCGCGCACTGATAGCAGTTGATCCGGGGAGGGTCTTTTTTGTTCACTCGACAAACACCGACTTCAGGTTGATTTCAGGATCTTCGAAAATTTCCACCCTGACTTTATCTTCAGCTCCGCAAATCTGCGGTCCGCCATGCTCTTCCCCCCTCAAGTCCCGGCATTCCCGTACCCCGTGCTTTTTGTACAAGTTCAGCTTCAAGGTCAGATCCCGGGCTAAGCACTCGGCGAAGCGATTTCGATCACCCATTCTGCCCTTCCCCCCCCGCTCACTTGTTTTTCCCTCCCTCCGGCGAACATCGCAGGGCCCGGCAGGGTTTGCCTTATAAATAAAGCGTGGATTCGCGCAAACAGTTCCCCGCCGTTTTCCTGGTGGCGCCGGCCCCGGAGTCATAGCGCAAGGTGTGCCCTCAGCGATCTCCCGGCGTTCCTCTTTGGGCCAACTCAGGGAATTACCGCAGGTGAAAAGGCTGATTGCCCTATTATATTGCCCCGGGCCTTTTTGATCCACCCTGATATTGTCGCATGCCTCTCATTTCAATCTGTCTTTCCCGGGAATCCGATGATATACTCAGGGGTGTTTTTCGGGACATCACTACGGAAACGGGAAATCAGACAACTCTCCACCATGACTGTTGTATTCCGGGTTGAGGCTTCGCCGATCATCGGTTCTGGCCACCTCATGCGTTGTTTGACCCTGGCTCGGCAGATCAGAAAGCGCGGCGCCGGAGTTCTCTTCGTGATGCGGGACCTGCCTGGACACCTCGCCACCCTGGTAGAGCGAGCGGGTCTGCCCGTCACGCTTCTGCCGGCCCCGGCTGCGGGCAGAGAACCGATCGAACTGCTGACGACCCATTCCCACTGGTTGGGGGTCCATTGGGAAACGGATGCCCGACAGACCCTTGATGTCGTAGCTCAGCATGGCCCGGTCGACTGGCTGGTAGTCGATCATTACGCTATCGAGAAACGCTGGGAGCAGATCCTAAGGCCTGTGTCCGGACGAATCCTGGTTATCGACGATCTGGCCGACCGGGAACATGAATGCGATGTGCTTCTGGACCAGAACTACCTTACCGGTCTGGCCACCCGCTACCATAACCGTGTCCCGGCGCACTGTCTGACTTTTCTGGGGCCCCGCTATGCTCTCCTGCGGGATGAGTTTCTCCAGGCCCGAAAACAATCTCTCCACCGCACCGGTCGTATTGAAAAGATTCTCGTCTTTTTTGGAGGATATGACCCGGCGAACGCCACCGGACTGGCTCTCCGCTCCATCGCCGCCCTCGAGCGGCCGGAAATCACGGTGGAGGTGGTGGTGGGAGAGGCCAATCCGCATAGCGGGGAAATCAGTGAATTGTGCCGATCAAGTCCCCGTTTCCGTTTTCATCGACAGATTGAAAACATAGCCGAATTGATGAACCACTCTGACCTCGGCCTGGGGGCCGGCGGGGCAACGATGTGGGAACGGTGCTACCTGGGGCTTCCCTCCCTGGTCTTGATCCTGGCCGAAAACCAGCGAAACACCACGCTGAGCTGTGCGCACTATGGAGCGGTGGAGAACCTGGGCGACTTCGGCTGCTTAACGGAAACACATCTTACCGAAAAACTGCGGCACTGTCTCGACCATCCCGCGAAGGTTCGGCAAATGGGCGGCCGGGCGCTTCAACTCTCCGATGAAGGCATTGGACCCCCGGGGCGAGGGATAGTGGAGAGCCTGTGGATAAATGGTGGATAAGCAAGGACGTTCACTTTTCCCTCGACTCTTGGATTCCGGCAACAACCAACCAAAATCCGATTTTTCCATCCCCCCCTCTTCGGCCTGTCTCCAGGCACGGTTATTAAAAGACAGGATCGAAAACCAAAGGGAATAATCATCACACTACACTGCACTGTTGGCGGAAAACCCCGGAGAACAGGACCAGGGCGGGGCAAAAAGCGGGCAATGCCCGCACGAAAATACCCAGCGACCATTGAAGGCCTCACTAAACAGGCGCCTCAGCCCACCGCATCCTGGAAATGCCCGCCGTAACCGGCTAAAAGAGCTGCGTGGAGAATCTGTGGATAAATAGTGGATAAGAGAGGATGGTTATCGTTCTTTCTCGCTTGATCCACTGCATAGGGAGACGAGAAGCCGGGTAGCGGCAAGGTGTTGTACGTTCTCTCCGGCTGGCAGACGGTAAAGACGGAGAGCGGAGTTCGGGCTGGAAACAGAGGAAACTCTCAAAAAGTACCGGTGGAAAACTCCACAGACTGTGTTCGAAAATGAATATTTTTTGACAAGGATAGTCGCCGAAGAATAGCCTGCGATCGGGCAAAGCCCTATCGTAAAGTTACTTGGCGCAAATTGTCTCTTAAAAACAAACGCCGTAAAAGTAAAAAAGATGATGCGGAGAGTCTGTGGATATGTTGTGAACAACAACTGTTCTCCGTGCCTGATTCATCGCTGTTTCAAAGGAACTGATTCGAGAGCGAATCGTTTCTTCGTATTCACAGGCTTATCGGCCCTCAGTCTGCCTCAGGGCATCTTTTGACGGGAGGCCCGGATATGATAAGCTCTTTTGGCAGTGTTATTCATCTATGCCCAGAATAGCAGGCGTTCATCAATGCTAACCGGGAAGTGAAAGTCATGGAGTGGAACAAGCTTTCGGTTTTGGTGACTGGAGGGACGGGGTCGTTCGGGAAGAAGTTCGTCGGCACGATGCTTGCCGAATATCATCCCCGGAGAGTCATCGTTTTCAGCCGGGACGAGCTGAAGCAGCACGAGATGCGGATCGGAGGATTCGACCATCCGAGCGTGCGTTATTTCATTGGCGATGTGCGTGACTTCGGGCGGTTGCGCAGGGCTTTCCAGGAGGTGGACGTGGTGGTTCATGCTGCTGCCCTTAAGCAGGTCCCGGCCTGTGAGTACAATCCCATCGAAGCAGTAAACACCAACGTCAACGGGGCCAAAAATGTGATCGATGCGGCGCTTGATTGCGGAACACAAAAGGTGTTGGCCCTCAGCACCGACAAAGCCACCGCCCCCGTCAACCTCTATGGAGCGACCAAGCTGGTAGCCGAGAAGCTCTTTGTCCAGGCCAACGCTTACAGTGGTCCCAGGAAAACCCGCTTTGCCTGTGTTCGTTACGGTAATGTGGTGGGGAGCCGGGGGAGCGTGGTGCCGCTGTTTCTCGCACAGCGGAAAAACGGGAAGATCACCGTCACCGACCCGCGGATGACCCGGTTCTGGATTACTCTGGAACAGGGTGTGCGCTTCGTCGTCTCCTCCATCGAAAAGATGCATGGCGGCGAGGTCTTTATCCCCAAACTTCCCAGCATGAACATCATGGATCTGGCCGGCGTGCTCGCCCCTCAGTGTGAGGTGGAATATATCGGGATCCGGCCCGGGGAGAAGCTCCACGAATCGCTGCTTTCCCGCTATGAGGCCCCCCAGGCCCTGGAAATGGCTGATCGTTATGTCATTTTCCCTGCCCACTCCTGGTGGTCGCAGAACAACTATTCAGATGGGAAATCCCTTCCCGACGGATTTTTCTATTCCAGCGACAACAACGGAAACTGGCTCACCCCGGAACAGCTCAGCGCCATGGTGGAGGCCTAAAGTGAACCGATCGAGGCGAGCGGAAGAGTCAAATGCGGAAATCGCGATGAAGCCTATTCCCTATGCCCGCCAGAGCATCGCAGAAGGCGATGTTCAAGCGGTGGTCGAAAGCCTTCGCTCCGATTGGCTGACCCAGGGACCGGTGGTCCCCGCTTTTGAGCAGAAGGTAGCCGACTATTGTGGGGCAAGGTACGCCGTGGCGGTCAACAGCGGGACCTCCGCCCTTCATCTGGCTTGTCTCGCCTTGGGGCTTAGTCCGGGGGATTTTCTCTGGACCTCCCCTCTCACTTTTGTGGCCTCGGCCAATTGTGCCCGGATGTGTGGGGCAGGCGTTGATTTTGTGGATATCGACTACCGCACCGGCAATATGAGCATCAATTTCCTGTCGGAGAAACTCCGGAAGGCGGAAAAAACCGGTACTCTCCCCAAGATCGTCATCCCCGTCCACTATGCCGGTCAGTCTTGCCTGACGAGGGAAATCCATTCTTTGTCCCAACGCTACGGCTTTTCCATCATCGAGGACGCCTCGCACGCCCTGGGAGGAGAATATTTGGATACGAAGGTCGGTTCTTGCCGTTATTCCGATGTCTCGGTCCTGAGCTTTCACCCGGTGAAGATCATCACCTCTGGGGAAGGCGGCATGGTGCTGACCAATAGTGAGACCACCGAGCGCACGCTCCGGCGACTCCGCAGCCACGGTATCACCCGGGAGGCCGTCGACATGGAACAAGTCCCCCATGGCCCCTGGTACTATGAACAGATAGACTTGGGCTACAACTACCGGATGACCGATCTCCAGGCCGCCCTGGGCTTGAGCCAGACGGAACGGCTCGACACGTTCCTGGCCCGTCGCCGCTCGATCGCCCGCCGCTACACTGAGGATTTGCGGGACTTCCCGCTTTTTCTGCCCTTCAAACACCCGGATACCCGTTCGGCCTGGCATCTTTATGTCATCCGACTGTGTCTTGGCGCGATTGGTAAAACCCGCCAGGCCGTGTTCGCAAGTCTTCAAAATGCCGGGATCAACGTCAACGTCCACTACATCCCCGTCCACACTCAACCCTATTACCAGCGCTTAGGCTTTGGCTGGGGGAGCTTTCCCGTCGCAGAAAAGTTCTACGCGGAGGCCCTGAGTCTTCCCGTTTATCCGGACTTGACCGAAGAGGAGCAGGGATTTGTGGTGGAGAGGCTGGGGGAGGCACTGGGGTGAAAACCGTTATCATTGTCCAGGCCCGGATGACTTCGACCCGTCTTCCCGGGAAAGTATTGATGGAAGTGAGGGGAAAACCGCTCCTGGAGTATCAAATCGAGCGTTTGAGCAGGGTCCAGTTGGTCGACGCACTGGTTATCGCCACCACCGTAAACGACACTGATCAGCCGATAGTAGACCTTTGTAGGAGGCTTGGAATATCTTACTTCAGGGGCTCAGAAGACGATGTATTGTCACGCTATTATCATGCGGCCCTCGAACAGGCAGCCGACACGGTAGTCCGGATAACCGCGGATTGCCCACTTGTCGACCCGACAGTTGTGGACGACGTGATCCGTTTCTACCGCGACCACTTTCCTTCCTATGATTATGTGGCCAACATTCTGGAGCGGACATATCCCCGGGGAATGGATACGGAAGTTTTTTCTTTCCAGGCATTGGAAAAAGCCCATCATAAGGCAGAGGCTCCCTATCAACGGGAACACGTTACGCCATTTATTAACAGTCAGCCACAACGCTTCTGTTTGGGGAACGTCAGACATCACGAAGATCTTAGCAGTCATCGCTGGACGGTTGATACCATTGAGGATTTCGAGTTGGTGCAAAGAGTAATAGATATGTTATATACAATCAGCCCCTTTTTTTCCATAAGAGACATCGTAAGAACTCTAGAAAAAATCCCCATGGCGCCTCATTAATTCTCATGTACAACGGAATGTGTGAGAAGGATTAACCACGTACATTATAGCGAGCAATATGTCTCCCCAACGGATTATCGTCTAAAATTAGTAAAGATATTTTACTAAATCTTGGAGTGATATCTTTTGAATAGTCTGCAACTTGCTGAAAGAAAAATCGGTCAAAAAATGCCGCCATTTATTGTTGCGGAAATGTCTGCGAATCATAATCAGTCTCTCGAAAGAGCTCTGCGAATAGTTGAAGAGGCCAACCGAGCTGGAGTTGATGCTGTAAAAATCCAGACCTATCCGGAAGAAACCGTAACAATAGACACAGACAAGGCCGGCTTTGTTGTTCGGGATCCAAACAGCCCATGGGTCAACAGAAAACTTTTCGATCTCTATAAGGAAGCTCATACCCCATGGGAATGGCACAAACCAATAATGCAGAAGTGTCGAGATCTGGGGTTGATTTGTTTCAGCACGCCCTTGGATTCTTCGGTAGTAGATTTTTTAGAATCTTTGAATGTTCCTTTTTATAAAATTGGTTCTTTCGAAATCATAGATCTTCCATTGATTCGAAGAGTTGCCCAAACAGGTAAACCGATGATTATTTCTACAGGAATGGCAAGTTGTGCTGAAATCGACGAAGCAGTAACCACAGCAAAAAAGAGTGGTTGCAAAGAAATTGTACTCCTTAAGTGTACAAGTAGTTATCCGGCAAGTGCGAGAGACGCAAATTTGCGAACAATTCCTCACATGTCTGACGCCTTTGGTTGTTTGGTAGGCCTATCTGATCACACTCTCGGTATAGGCGTAGCAGTGGCAGGCGTGGCGATGGGGGCGGCTATCATCGAGAAACATTTTACCCTTTCCAGAAACGATGGGGGGTTAGACGCGACATTCTCATTGGAACCAGATGAAATGGCCAGGCTGGTTTGTGAATGTATAAGCGCTTGGGAAGCCCTGGGTACTGTCAAATATGGATCTACCCCTTGGGAAGGTAAATCAAAAGCTTTCCGGCGATCCCTCTATATTGTGCAAGATTTAAAAAGGGGAGATATTCTTAATGTAAATAATTTAAAGATAATTCGCCCAGGCTATGGCCTGGCGCCAAGATTTTATGACATATTGATTGGGAAAAGGGTATGCAGGGACGTCAAAAAAGGAACGGCCCTGACTTGGGAACTTTTATTTGATGAAAAATAAGAGACAACACGAAGAATCGGCCTTTGCAGCTTGGTAATAAATACGTGGGAGTATACTAATATGATACAGAATGATATTTTAATTCTGAGACCGGTCAGTTTTAATGACCAGCAATTTGTAATCCATATTCGCAATAATCCCACAATATATCGAGAGCTCTTTTCTGATCCCCCGCTGTATGATTTTGTACATGAGCGATGGCTAAGGAACGTCAATAGCGACGAAACGATTGATTTGATAATCGAATACCAAGGAACGAGGGCGGGCCGGATCTGTCTTAATTATATTTCATACCGTCATATGCGGGCCGAGTACGGCATTGTCCTTTTGCCAGAATACCAGAGCAAGGGTTTAGCCTATCAAGCCAGCTGCCTGTTGTTTGACTATGTTTTCCAAAATTTGCCTCTTCAAAAAATATACTTAAAAGTATTTGCCGACAATCAGACGGCTATCGCTTTATATAAAAAGCTTGGCTTTCAGGAAGAAGGTCGCTTATTAAAAGAATATTATAAAAATGGGAAATGGCGAGACGTGCTCCGGATGGCGACGTTCAAAGATGATTGGCTGGCGAGGAAGGCATGAGCATTGCCTTTGTTGTTGCCGCTGGTCCAAACGACGAAGCTCTGGGATGGGGGGGGATGATTGCTTGGATAGTAAGCTCTGGTTGGAAAGCGCATATGTTCAGCGTTGCCGAAGGGGTGACCAGTCGGATACCACACCGCCAAGTGGTGACTGCTCAGGATAGTCTGGATCGCCTCACTGGTTGTGCCCGGAAAGCCTCGGAGATATTAGGAGTTGAGTCACCGAACTTCCCGGGCCTTCCCGATGACCGGTTAGAATCTGTTAATCGAGTGAAGTAAAGAGGGAGTGGTGCCCGGTGAAGAAAGGAAGGAAAAACCTGTATTTCCGGCAATCGGCCAAACAGACCAAGCCAGCGAACGCCAAAACACCGGGAGGATTGAATATATTTCAAAAAAACCTGGATACCCTGGCGGCCACGGACCCTTCGCTGGCCAAGCGCATTCAGAATACCCCCGACAACGGACGGTTCCGGGTGGTTCGGAACGGCTTGAATGCCCTGCCTACCCTCCAATTGAGTAGTGGTAACTTTACCTACTACAATCCGGCCGACCCCATGCGGGACGTGAAGGATCAGTTGGAATCCCTGAAGTTACGCAATACCCGGCTGGCCGTCTTTCTGGGCTTTGGGCTGGGGTACGAGGCGCTTTATTATGCCCGGCACATGTCCAAAGAACAGCAAACCACCTTTTTCCTGATTATCGAGAAAGAGCCGGAGATCTTTCGTGCGGCCCTGAAAACGTTGAATTTAATCCCTCTGCTTGAGATCCCCCAGGTGAAATTTATCGTCGGGGAAGAGGAGAAGAGGCTCTATCCGTTGTTAAGGCAGTATTTAGCCGAGCAGTCACGCTTCATGTTTCTCAAGGCCATGAAGCCCGTCTATCATACTTCGGCCTTGATTTTGAACAAGGAGTACTATCTCAACGCTTTAAAGATACTCCGGGAGAGCGCTGTCCACCAGATCCTTAACTTTGGAGATTCACCGGAGGATTCCTTGGTGGGAGTGCGGCATATGCTGGCTAATCTGGGGGAAATAGCGGGAAATCCCGGGGTGAACTTACTCTTTGATAAATTTTGTGGAAAGCCGGCAGTGGTGGTTGCAACGGGCCCCTCTCTCAACAAAAATAAGCATCTGTTGAAGGGATTAGAAAAAAAAGCTCTCATCATCGCCGCGGATGCTTCTTTGAAAATTCTCCTGGATATGGGGGTCAAGCCCCACCTGGTGACCTCCCTGGAACGCGTTCCCCTGACTGCTGAGCTTCTTAAGGGCTTCACGCCGGAAGAGACGCTGGACACATATCTCGCCGCTTGTCCGGTAGTCGTCCCGGAGCTTTACGAAGCTTATCCAGGTCCTCGCTGTATCGTCTACCGGAATTTCGACCACTTCAGGTGGTTGGGGATAGAGCGGGGAATACTCGATATCAAGCTTTCCGCCGGAAATATGGCCTTCAAGGTGGCCGAGGCCCTGGGATGCGATCCGATCATCCTTATTGGGCAGGATCTGGCCTTCAGCCGGGAGGGAACGACTCATGCCTCAGGTGCGGTTCTGGGGGAAAAACAGGACGCGCCCTTAGCTCAAAAAATCCTGGAAGTACCGGGCAACGATGGCCAACCGATTACAACGACCGAAACCTGGTACTCCTTCCTCAAAGGCTACGAACTCGACCTTGCTGGATATTCCGGCGCCTGTATCAACGCCACCGAAGGCGGGGCTTTTATTCAGGGAACCACGGTGATGAGCTTCCAAGAAACGATCGAGCGCTACATCCGGGAGGAGTTTCATCCTTTGGCTATCATCAGGAAAGAGCTATCCGCCTTCACCGTTGAAGATGCTGAGCGGGACCTGCGGCAAGTGCTGGAATTGAGCGAAAAGACCGTTGAAGACCTCACTGCCATCATCAAGGAGTGTAAGAAGGGACTGGAATCGGTCAGGAAACACCAGGATATCCTTCACGCCTGCCTGCAGGAACCGGAACGACCTCCGGAGCTACGGTCTCAACTCGCGCAAATCCAGCGGGAAATCCTGGAACCCAAACTGAGCTTCGCCCAAAAATACAGACACACCTATCAACTCTATCTGATGCATGTCCTCCAGTCTTTCAGTATCAAGTTCGAGATGGAAATGATCGCCATCCCGGAAAAGCATGACCACCGGGACCAAGCCACCGCTGAAATCCTGCTCCAACACGAGCAATGGTATTCAGTCATTGGTGAGCTGGTGAAGATTTGCATGGATGTTTTGGTGCAGGGGAAGGAGAAGCTAGAAGAGGACGTGAGAGGTGAGAAGCAAGAGGGGAGACAGAATAAATATCAGGACAGCCTGCCCCCCCCAATCAACATATAGGGAACCCCAGAATCATCGAGGGAGCGGGCCAGGGATTCAATGAGCAGTTCGACCGTTGATGGTTCTGGCATAGCGTTTCCTCACGGACAAGATGCTTGTCAACGGTAAACCTCCTGACATGCCCTTCTCAATCATTTTTCTCAGGTTGGCACGTGGTGGGAAAGACATATTATGGGTTATTGAAAGTTAGCTCGTTTATAATTTTTTTGATGAAGTTATAACACAGCGGCGGTTGCTGGAGGCGGTCTCGTCTCAAGGCTGAGCTTTGATTAGCCAGAAACTCTGAGGGATCGCTTATGGAAGAGCCGCTTGAAGAACCCCGTTTGTATTTTTACCGATTGGGCGAGGACGGTCATTAGCACCGGCCAGAGTTCTTTTTGTCGGTGAGACAGTGCGACCGGCGACGATTCCAGGCTATGAAGCCAACCTGCCTATGGTGATTTCCGAATGAATCCTGATTCTACTGCAATAAGTAATTCTGCTGCAAAAGAACGAAGGAAGCCCGGGTCTGAGTTGCCTAAATCAGCTGCCGAAATCACCGCATTTTCGAAGCAAAAAGACCAAGGACGGCCTTTTCAGCAGCACTGCAACCAGACGTGGTCTGAGATGCGTGCGAGAAAATGCCAGATGAGGCGGGGCTGATGGCAACGGGGCCTCGCTGAAATGAGTTTTTGCAGCAAAATCAATTTTTGATAGTTATCTTTTAGCCATTTTGAACAATAATAGTGTGTTTAAAAGAGTCTTGACCCAAACACCTTCTCCAACTTGCGTTATCACGAAAATTGTGCTACACATATTTAAGTGGAGGTAAAGAGAAATGGAAAAACAAAATGTTACCATATCGGTACCCAAAGATATTTTAAAAAAAGCAAAACACATTGCTGTTAACAGGCAAACATCCCTGTCTCGCCTCCTGGCAGAAACCCTGGAAGATATTGTTGAAAAGGATGACGTCTATAACAAAGCAAAAGCCAGGCAGCTTGCTGCGATGAAAAGTGGTTTCAACCTGGGGGTAAGAGGAAAAATAGCCTGGAAAAGAGAAGATTTACATGCCCGATGATACTGGACTTCAGTTTGTGGATACTAACATTCTTATTTATGCGTATGATGTAAGTAGTGCCGAAAAACACCAGCGTGCCCTGGCCTTGGTTTCAGAACTATGGGATTCGGGTAGAGGATGCTTGAGTATCCAGGTATTGCAGGAGCTTTATGTTAACCTGGCGCAGAAAATTCCCCATCCATTAACGCCTCTGGAAACAACGCGCATTGTTGATGACTTCGGCCAATGGCGCCTTCATAAACCGGAGCTCAGAAGCGTGATAGAAGCCATTTATATTCAGCAGCGCAATAGAATATCATTCTGGGACGCCATGATTATTTGCAGCGCTAAGGAAATGGGCTGCAAGAATATTTGGACGGAAGATCTCAATCCAAATCAATCATATGAAGGCATTATGGCCGTCAATCCATTCATAACCGGTTAACTCAGCAAATTGTGAACTCAGGTGTAGGCTGTCCAGGGGTCCGGTTTGCTCCGAAATACGTACGTTTCCCTTTCACCTGTGCTGGTTGACGATACATAATGGAGGTACCGTCTGTCCTCCATAGCGGTGTCTGGTGGAAGGGGAAAGACATTCGTCATATACCGTGGACAATTTACAAGAGGGAGGTTTCGAGTGAAAAGGAAGATGCTCATCCCCGTTCTCTTGGTCGTCCTTGTTTTTCTTAGCGGGTGCGGCGGGACGGTGCTCCCTCCCGACGTCTACCGGGTCAGGAACATGCTGGTTTCTTATTATCATTCCCTGTTACGTCTGGATTATCACGGAGCCCGCGCCCACTTAGTTCCGGGCGGGGAAACCGACAGAAACTTCGCTACGATCTACCGTGAGTTCCAGGCCTTTCGCTCCTGGGATGTCGAACGATACGATGAAACCACGGTTAGAATCGTCCATTTCGCTATCGACTTGGAGGGCGACACGGCTTTCATTCATTCTTTTGTGGTTTCCTATTGTGACTGGAAAGAGGAAGAGGAGCCGCCCGAATTTTTTTGGAGCGGATCCTGTGGGCAGTGCCCGGGTTTCTGCGGGGAATTGCGTTACGTTGACTTTAATGGAACCGCCCGATTGATCGACGGGTGGTGGCGCCTCGCATAGTCAACCCGGTGTCCTAATAAGCGCTTGCTGTTCAGTCAGGGTGAACATTGGTGTCTCTCGGGATGGATCGGTTTGCGGATTGTCGAGATGGAGGCGGTGATCTTTGGAATTTGCTGATAAGGAGGGAAAGCGAACCAATGTCCAGAGATCCGAAGGGGGAGACTGGTAACCTGAAAACAAGCACAAAGGAGGGGCCTTCCCTGACCGTCCTCGTTATCAACAGTTCCGCCTTTATGCGGAACCGGCTTCGCCAGATACTCAAGGAAGCCCACTTTGTCGTGTTTGAAGTCGGAGACGCCTCCCTCCTCTTTGACCAAGGACTGTCTCGGTTCATCCGCCTTGACTCAATGTCCCTGGTTATTTTAGATCTCGATCTCGGACCGATAGACGGCTTGGCTGTATTGCGAGTTCTGTCCCGGCAATTTCCGGCCCTTCCGGTGGTAGTGCTCAGTCGCGACAACCGGAAGGGTCGGATCATCAAAAGCGTCGAACTGGGGGTCAGCGATTATGTTCTTAAACCCTTTGATGAAAAGGGGCTAGTGGAGCGCATCAAGGCAGTTTTAAATAAGCAAGAGCCTTCCCCGGTCTTCGAGAATGGAAAATTGTGCCGGTTTTTTGACGAGGAAGTGGAGCGGTCTCAACGTATCCGGGGAAGTTTTGTAATCCTGGCCCTTACGATGGATGAGCGGGAATTGACAAACTATGTCGCCTTACGCCACGATCTGGCCCGGTTTTTCCGCAGGATCGATCATCAGTTTTTACTGCCGGGAGGGGCGGTGTT
The Atribacteraceae bacterium genome window above contains:
- the pseB gene encoding UDP-N-acetylglucosamine 4,6-dehydratase (inverting), with amino-acid sequence MEWNKLSVLVTGGTGSFGKKFVGTMLAEYHPRRVIVFSRDELKQHEMRIGGFDHPSVRYFIGDVRDFGRLRRAFQEVDVVVHAAALKQVPACEYNPIEAVNTNVNGAKNVIDAALDCGTQKVLALSTDKATAPVNLYGATKLVAEKLFVQANAYSGPRKTRFACVRYGNVVGSRGSVVPLFLAQRKNGKITVTDPRMTRFWITLEQGVRFVVSSIEKMHGGEVFIPKLPSMNIMDLAGVLAPQCEVEYIGIRPGEKLHESLLSRYEAPQALEMADRYVIFPAHSWWSQNNYSDGKSLPDGFFYSSDNNGNWLTPEQLSAMVEA
- the pseI gene encoding pseudaminic acid synthase, yielding MNSLQLAERKIGQKMPPFIVAEMSANHNQSLERALRIVEEANRAGVDAVKIQTYPEETVTIDTDKAGFVVRDPNSPWVNRKLFDLYKEAHTPWEWHKPIMQKCRDLGLICFSTPLDSSVVDFLESLNVPFYKIGSFEIIDLPLIRRVAQTGKPMIISTGMASCAEIDEAVTTAKKSGCKEIVLLKCTSSYPASARDANLRTIPHMSDAFGCLVGLSDHTLGIGVAVAGVAMGAAIIEKHFTLSRNDGGLDATFSLEPDEMARLVCECISAWEALGTVKYGSTPWEGKSKAFRRSLYIVQDLKRGDILNVNNLKIIRPGYGLAPRFYDILIGKRVCRDVKKGTALTWELLFDEK
- a CDS encoding glycosyltransferase family protein; the encoded protein is MKTVIIVQARMTSTRLPGKVLMEVRGKPLLEYQIERLSRVQLVDALVIATTVNDTDQPIVDLCRRLGISYFRGSEDDVLSRYYHAALEQAADTVVRITADCPLVDPTVVDDVIRFYRDHFPSYDYVANILERTYPRGMDTEVFSFQALEKAHHKAEAPYQREHVTPFINSQPQRFCLGNVRHHEDLSSHRWTVDTIEDFELVQRVIDMLYTISPFFSIRDIVRTLEKIPMAPH
- the pseG gene encoding UDP-2,4-diacetamido-2,4,6-trideoxy-beta-L-altropyranose hydrolase, translated to MIYSGVFFGTSLRKREIRQLSTMTVVFRVEASPIIGSGHLMRCLTLARQIRKRGAGVLFVMRDLPGHLATLVERAGLPVTLLPAPAAGREPIELLTTHSHWLGVHWETDARQTLDVVAQHGPVDWLVVDHYAIEKRWEQILRPVSGRILVIDDLADREHECDVLLDQNYLTGLATRYHNRVPAHCLTFLGPRYALLRDEFLQARKQSLHRTGRIEKILVFFGGYDPANATGLALRSIAALERPEITVEVVVGEANPHSGEISELCRSSPRFRFHRQIENIAELMNHSDLGLGAGGATMWERCYLGLPSLVLILAENQRNTTLSCAHYGAVENLGDFGCLTETHLTEKLRHCLDHPAKVRQMGGRALQLSDEGIGPPGRGIVESLWINGG
- the pseC gene encoding UDP-4-amino-4,6-dideoxy-N-acetyl-beta-L-altrosamine transaminase — its product is MNRSRRAEESNAEIAMKPIPYARQSIAEGDVQAVVESLRSDWLTQGPVVPAFEQKVADYCGARYAVAVNSGTSALHLACLALGLSPGDFLWTSPLTFVASANCARMCGAGVDFVDIDYRTGNMSINFLSEKLRKAEKTGTLPKIVIPVHYAGQSCLTREIHSLSQRYGFSIIEDASHALGGEYLDTKVGSCRYSDVSVLSFHPVKIITSGEGGMVLTNSETTERTLRRLRSHGITREAVDMEQVPHGPWYYEQIDLGYNYRMTDLQAALGLSQTERLDTFLARRRSIARRYTEDLRDFPLFLPFKHPDTRSAWHLYVIRLCLGAIGKTRQAVFASLQNAGINVNVHYIPVHTQPYYQRLGFGWGSFPVAEKFYAEALSLPVYPDLTEEEQGFVVERLGEALG
- a CDS encoding ECF transporter S component, producing MHSSSPGSSLSVPRITILASLIALSVVGSYLKIPSPTGTVALDAVPGYLGGLYLGFGEGAIIAFLGHILTSLNVGFPLGLPIHLLIGAEMALIVAVFRLVYLRWSYLPAIAIAVFLNGVIAPLTMVPLFGWGFFTAIILSLVVSSAANAMLACAIYRLLLKKNG